Proteins from one Rosa chinensis cultivar Old Blush chromosome 7, RchiOBHm-V2, whole genome shotgun sequence genomic window:
- the LOC112179149 gene encoding LOW QUALITY PROTEIN: mediator of RNA polymerase II transcription subunit 18 (The sequence of the model RefSeq protein was modified relative to this genomic sequence to represent the inferred CDS: substituted 1 base at 1 genomic stop codon), with translation MRKIESLACHYFSHVEALEILLQGLCGVRREPLKVHEICLKSGPNLGAVPSEVRLICNLEQTEPTWIVRFVGGAMRGAGADQLSVLVRTMIESKASKNVLRLFYALGYKLDHELLRVGFAFHFXRGTQMTVTVSSVNKMPQLHNTDEAVPVTPGIQLVEVTAPASSETYTEVALAVSSFCEYLAPLLHLSKPGISTGVVPTAAAAVASLMSDGGGTTL, from the exons ATGAGAAAGATTGAATCTCTTGCTTGCCATTACTTTTCG CATGTTGAAGCCCTTGAGATTCTTCTTCAGGGTCTTTGTGGTGTTCGCAGAGAACCTTTGAAGGTCCATGAGATATGCCTTAAAAGTGGCCCAAACTTAG GAGCTGTACCTTCTGAGGTTCGACTTATTTGCAATCTTGAACAAACTGAACCTACATG GATTGTGAGGTTCGTGGGGGGTGCGATGAGAGGTGCAGGTGCTGACCAACTCTCAGTTTTAGTAAGAACTATGATCGAAAGCAAAGCAAGCAAGAATGTGCTTCGCTTATTTTATGCACTTGGCTACAAGTTGGATCATGAGTTACTGAGAGTAGGGTTTGCGTTCCATTTCTAGAGAGGTACACAGATGACTGTGACTGTGTCATCAGTTAATAAGATGCCACAACTACACAATACAGATGAAGCTGTCCCTGTAACTCCCGGGATACAGTTGGTTGAAGTTACAGCCCCTGCATCATCTGAAACTTATACTGAAGTTGCGTTGGCAGTGTCATCATTTTGCGAATATCTTGCACC GCTCCTGCATTTGTCAAAACCAGGAATTTCAACTGGGGTTGTTCCTACTGCCGCTGCTGCTGTCGCATCTCTCATGTCTGATGGTGGGGGTACTACCTTATAG